Proteins encoded within one genomic window of Congzhengia minquanensis:
- a CDS encoding MmcQ/YjbR family DNA-binding protein, with protein MIDTLAIFKNRVPDFNRLLANGFAKSDGGYQNSYELLNGEFEMEIFVSDAGKVSVKVFDAFLREEYVLVHMPGAGGGFVGTVTAACEEVLVKIAERCFYYEVFKTEQAKQIMEYAEKTYGDELEFLWSKLPDNAILRRKDTQKWYAAFLKVPKTKLGLDGSEIVEILDLRALPEEIEQIVDGKRFFGGYHMNKKHWYTICLNGSVPICEILSRIDASYQLAKKK; from the coding sequence TTGATTGACACATTAGCAATTTTTAAAAACAGGGTGCCGGATTTTAACCGTCTATTGGCCAATGGGTTTGCAAAATCAGACGGCGGCTATCAAAATTCATATGAACTGCTTAACGGTGAGTTTGAAATGGAGATTTTTGTGTCTGACGCGGGAAAAGTTTCTGTTAAGGTTTTCGACGCGTTTCTTCGGGAGGAATATGTTTTGGTGCATATGCCGGGCGCCGGAGGCGGGTTTGTGGGAACTGTCACAGCGGCCTGTGAGGAAGTGCTGGTAAAAATTGCTGAACGCTGTTTTTATTATGAGGTTTTTAAAACCGAGCAGGCAAAACAGATTATGGAATATGCAGAAAAGACCTATGGCGATGAACTGGAATTTTTGTGGAGCAAGCTGCCGGATAACGCAATTTTAAGAAGGAAGGACACGCAAAAGTGGTATGCTGCGTTTCTAAAAGTGCCAAAAACAAAACTTGGACTTGATGGTTCTGAAATCGTTGAAATTTTAGACCTGCGCGCCCTGCCGGAGGAAATTGAACAAATTGTTGATGGGAAACGCTTTTTTGGGGGATACCACATGAATAAAAAACACTGGTACACAATCTGCTTAAACGGCTCCGTTCCTATCTGCGAAATTTTAAGCCGGATTGATGCAAGCTATCAATTGGCAAAAAAGAAATAA
- a CDS encoding glycoside hydrolase family 95 protein has translation MHKLWYKTEALTWNEALPLGNGRLGAMAYSGAVSEKFMFNEETLWGGYPHDRSNPEAAQYIPQLKELIQNKKYREADKLVTEKLIGTEASAYLPFGTLTVDLKKDSDFSMRYAPGDSSFSESTIKNYRRELDLKTAVVSSSFQFNGNTIARRAIVSKPDNVFAAEICAEQESSLHFDAYLSCAIDHSVKSGTDSVLITGRCPADIDYYAKEKGAQKYYYDEEKDTIPFCGMIKIVTDGSIVCSGGVLSVSHASRALILVSIQTGYSSWCKSPSKEGKDYLALCQKDISGASRFTFEELLRRHLEDYQPLYSRCEITLGEEDSRPTDELLRDAAAEKFPQSLAALMFHFSRYLLISCSREGTQPSNLQGIWNREIMPPWRSDYTVNINTEMNYWSAEMSGLPECHMPIFPFLKELSQAGRTSAKNHFGANGWVLCHNCDVWRLTSPAGIGAMHAFWPMGGLWLCREIWEHYDYTRDTEFLKENFETLTGALDFLCDWLYKGEDGFLTTVASTSPENRYVLDGELVSVSGITAMDIGIIDDFVTYTGKICEILGGKEDVKKKCDYIKKHLTPLKITSDGRIMEWNEEFQEHELGHRHISHMYALHPAGLIQEGTPLFDACKKTLKTRLENGGGHTGWSNAWIINQFARLLDGELAYQYVKNMFIKSTYKNLFDAHPPFQIDGNFGFAAGLGEMLVKSAPNEITLLPAVSQEMDKGAVHGMRARGGYSVSFSWADGKISEYRITKDGSEIASGNNKPYPLKLLF, from the coding sequence TTGCATAAACTATGGTACAAAACAGAGGCCCTTACCTGGAACGAGGCGCTGCCGCTGGGCAACGGACGTCTGGGCGCAATGGCATATTCCGGCGCAGTTTCTGAAAAATTCATGTTCAACGAAGAAACCCTGTGGGGCGGCTATCCTCACGACCGGTCGAACCCTGAGGCCGCACAATATATTCCGCAGCTGAAAGAACTTATTCAAAATAAAAAATACCGTGAGGCAGACAAGCTGGTAACGGAAAAGCTGATTGGAACCGAGGCTTCGGCTTATCTTCCCTTTGGCACGCTGACTGTAGATTTAAAAAAAGACAGTGATTTTTCCATGCGCTATGCCCCCGGAGACAGCTCTTTTTCAGAAAGCACCATTAAAAACTACCGGCGGGAGCTGGACTTAAAAACCGCTGTTGTATCTTCATCATTTCAATTTAACGGCAACACCATTGCCAGACGGGCCATTGTTTCCAAGCCGGACAATGTGTTTGCCGCTGAGATTTGTGCTGAGCAGGAGAGCAGCCTGCACTTTGATGCATATTTATCCTGCGCCATAGACCACAGCGTAAAAAGCGGGACGGATTCTGTTCTCATCACCGGACGGTGCCCGGCGGATATTGACTATTACGCAAAAGAAAAGGGCGCGCAGAAATATTACTATGATGAAGAAAAGGACACCATTCCCTTTTGCGGTATGATAAAAATTGTTACAGACGGCAGTATTGTCTGCTCCGGCGGCGTTTTGTCTGTGAGCCACGCAAGCCGCGCACTCATTTTGGTTTCCATTCAAACAGGTTACTCTTCCTGGTGCAAATCCCCCTCAAAAGAGGGGAAAGACTATTTAGCCCTTTGCCAAAAAGACATTTCCGGCGCTTCCCGCTTTACGTTTGAAGAACTGTTACGCCGCCACCTGGAAGATTACCAGCCGCTTTACAGCCGGTGCGAAATCACCCTGGGCGAGGAGGACAGCCGTCCTACAGACGAGCTGCTGCGTGACGCGGCTGCAGAAAAATTCCCCCAAAGCCTTGCGGCGCTGATGTTCCACTTTAGCCGCTATCTTTTAATTTCTTGTTCCCGGGAGGGAACGCAGCCGTCCAATCTGCAGGGAATTTGGAACAGGGAGATTATGCCCCCCTGGCGCAGCGACTACACGGTAAACATTAACACAGAAATGAACTACTGGAGCGCAGAAATGAGCGGGCTTCCCGAGTGTCACATGCCCATTTTCCCGTTTTTAAAAGAGCTTTCCCAGGCAGGCAGAACAAGCGCGAAAAACCACTTTGGCGCAAACGGCTGGGTGCTGTGCCATAACTGCGACGTGTGGCGCCTCACTTCCCCAGCCGGAATCGGCGCAATGCACGCCTTTTGGCCCATGGGCGGACTGTGGCTGTGCCGCGAGATTTGGGAGCACTACGACTATACCAGGGACACAGAGTTTTTAAAAGAAAATTTTGAAACGCTGACCGGCGCGCTGGACTTTTTGTGCGACTGGCTGTACAAAGGCGAAGACGGATTCCTCACAACCGTTGCCTCCACCTCTCCGGAAAACCGCTATGTGCTGGACGGAGAGCTGGTTTCCGTTTCCGGCATCACCGCAATGGACATTGGGATTATCGATGATTTTGTAACCTACACCGGCAAAATTTGTGAGATTTTGGGCGGAAAAGAAGACGTTAAGAAAAAATGCGACTACATAAAGAAACATTTAACGCCACTTAAAATTACAAGCGACGGACGCATTATGGAGTGGAACGAGGAATTTCAAGAACACGAACTTGGCCACAGGCACATTTCCCATATGTATGCTCTGCACCCGGCAGGTCTCATTCAAGAGGGCACGCCCCTGTTTGATGCCTGCAAAAAAACCTTAAAAACACGGTTAGAGAACGGCGGCGGTCACACAGGCTGGAGCAACGCCTGGATTATCAATCAGTTTGCCCGGCTATTAGACGGGGAATTGGCTTATCAATATGTGAAAAACATGTTCATCAAATCCACCTATAAAAACCTGTTTGACGCCCATCCCCCCTTCCAGATTGACGGAAACTTCGGGTTCGCAGCAGGTCTTGGCGAAATGCTTGTAAAAAGCGCTCCCAATGAAATTACCCTGCTTCCGGCGGTGAGCCAAGAGATGGACAAGGGCGCGGTACACGGCATGCGTGCCCGGGGCGGATATTCTGTCAGCTTTTCATGGGCGGACGGGAAAATTTCCGAATACCGCATAACAAAAGACGGAAGCGAAATAGCCTCGGGTAACAACAAACCCTATCCGCTGAAACTTTTATTTTAA
- a CDS encoding GrpB family protein, with protein MKKDQSEMSSEELWHLYPIILSEHKDCWKDWYLEEKETLKRILKLDNMILSHIGSTSVDTIWAKPTVDILVEADGGDFSAVFETLAKHGYIHMYRTKTRMSFVKGYLPEGFAEKVYHIHVRLFGDNDELYFRDYLIEHPETAKEYETLKLGLWKPFEFDRDGYTNAKGEFVKAVTEKAKRLYRGRYIRSEI; from the coding sequence ATGAAAAAAGACCAATCAGAGATGTCTTCAGAGGAACTGTGGCATTTGTATCCAATTATTTTGAGTGAACACAAGGACTGCTGGAAAGACTGGTATTTGGAAGAAAAGGAAACGTTAAAGAGAATTTTAAAGCTGGACAATATGATTTTAAGCCACATCGGCAGTACCTCGGTTGATACGATCTGGGCAAAACCCACGGTAGATATTTTAGTGGAGGCAGACGGCGGAGATTTTTCGGCGGTTTTTGAAACTCTGGCGAAGCACGGTTATATACATATGTACAGAACCAAAACCCGCATGTCGTTTGTGAAAGGCTATCTGCCGGAGGGGTTTGCCGAGAAGGTGTATCACATTCATGTGCGGCTGTTTGGGGACAACGACGAGCTTTACTTTCGGGATTATTTGATTGAACACCCTGAAACTGCAAAAGAATATGAAACACTGAAGCTGGGGCTGTGGAAACCCTTTGAGTTTGACCGGGACGGCTATACCAACGCGAAAGGCGAATTTGTAAAAGCGGTAACGGAAAAGGCCAAAAGGCTTTACCGCGGTAGATACATTCGAAGTGAAATTTAA
- a CDS encoding YebC/PmpR family DNA-binding transcriptional regulator, whose amino-acid sequence MSGHSKWANIKHKKEKSDAKKGKIFTKLGREITVIVKAGGPDPESNSKLRDVIAKAKANNMPNDNIDRCIKKASGELGADNYEEITYEGYGPSGVAVIVETLTDNRNRTAGDLRHYFDKFGGNLGQNGCVSFLFDKKGVIIIDNSEEELEEDAVMMDALDAGAEDFTANEDCFEILTSTDNFSNVRDALEKKGYSFASAEIEQIPQTTVTLTDEKDLLFMGKLIDSLEDNDDVQSVWHNWEE is encoded by the coding sequence ATGTCAGGACATTCCAAATGGGCAAACATCAAACATAAAAAGGAGAAATCCGACGCGAAAAAGGGTAAGATTTTCACAAAACTGGGACGTGAAATCACCGTGATTGTAAAAGCGGGCGGCCCGGACCCCGAATCGAATTCCAAGCTTCGCGACGTCATTGCCAAAGCAAAGGCAAATAACATGCCCAACGATAACATTGACCGATGCATTAAAAAGGCCTCCGGCGAGCTTGGAGCGGACAACTATGAAGAAATTACCTATGAGGGATACGGTCCCAGCGGCGTTGCCGTAATTGTGGAAACGCTGACGGACAACAGAAACCGCACGGCAGGCGACCTTCGGCACTATTTTGACAAGTTTGGCGGCAATCTTGGCCAAAACGGCTGCGTAAGCTTTCTGTTCGACAAAAAAGGCGTTATCATTATTGACAATTCGGAGGAAGAATTAGAAGAAGACGCCGTTATGATGGACGCGCTGGACGCCGGCGCAGAGGATTTTACCGCCAACGAAGACTGTTTTGAAATTTTGACCTCAACAGATAATTTCAGCAACGTGCGCGACGCGCTGGAGAAAAAGGGTTATTCGTTTGCTTCTGCTGAAATTGAACAAATTCCGCAAACCACTGTGACGTTAACAGATGAAAAAGACCTTTTGTTTATGGGCAAACTTATTGATAGTTTAGAAGATAACGACGACGTGCAAAGCGTTTGGCACAACTGGGAAGAATAG
- the rbr gene encoding rubrerythrin — MELKGSKTEANLMAAFAGESQARNKYTYFASVAKKEGYEQISAIFQKTADNEKEHAKMWFKALGELGDTAKNLAAAADGENYEWTDMYAGFAKDAEEEGFTELAAKFRAVAVIEKSHEDRYRALLSNVEMQKVFEKSEETMWECRNCGHLVIGKKAPQVCPVCAHPQSYFEVRAENY; from the coding sequence ATGGAATTAAAAGGTTCAAAAACAGAAGCAAACTTAATGGCGGCATTTGCAGGAGAAAGCCAGGCAAGAAACAAGTATACATACTTTGCAAGTGTTGCAAAAAAAGAGGGATATGAACAAATTTCCGCTATTTTTCAGAAAACGGCGGACAACGAAAAAGAACATGCAAAAATGTGGTTTAAGGCACTGGGCGAGCTTGGCGACACAGCGAAAAATTTAGCCGCTGCCGCCGACGGTGAAAACTATGAATGGACAGATATGTATGCCGGTTTTGCAAAAGATGCAGAAGAAGAGGGCTTTACAGAGCTGGCTGCTAAATTCCGCGCCGTTGCCGTAATTGAGAAGTCCCACGAGGACAGATACCGCGCCCTGCTCTCCAATGTTGAGATGCAAAAGGTGTTTGAAAAGAGCGAGGAAACTATGTGGGAGTGCCGCAACTGCGGACATTTGGTAATCGGCAAAAAAGCGCCTCAGGTTTGTCCTGTTTGCGCACACCCTCAAAGCTATTTTGAAGTGCGCGCTGAAAACTATTAA
- a CDS encoding pyridoxamine kinase yields the protein MNRQKRIIAINDISCFGKCSLTAAIPILSAAGIETCVLPTAVLSSHTGFSGYTFRDLTDDLLMEAEHWKSLGLTFDGIYTGYLASKRQVSCVEKIMELLPSEFVLVDPVMGDNGRLYDGFDESFAKEMKRLLQKADIIVPNVTEAAFLTDVPFESGTHSQDYIETMIEKLKPVCRGQIVLTGIHSGPQKVGTAVWDGVRLEIIETEKIDVFYSGTGDVFASALAAAVMLGKDTKKAAEIAAEYVIDCILKTRKTSGDRSYGVNFELCTKELLAALGLLS from the coding sequence ATGAACAGACAGAAAAGAATCATTGCAATTAACGATATATCGTGCTTTGGGAAATGCTCCTTAACAGCGGCCATTCCAATTTTGAGCGCGGCGGGCATTGAAACCTGTGTGCTGCCAACGGCGGTTTTGTCATCCCACACAGGTTTTTCGGGATATACGTTCCGCGATTTAACTGACGATTTACTGATGGAAGCCGAACACTGGAAGTCGCTGGGACTGACGTTTGACGGAATTTACACAGGATATTTAGCCTCGAAGAGGCAGGTGTCCTGCGTTGAAAAAATCATGGAACTGTTGCCGTCAGAGTTTGTTTTGGTTGACCCTGTAATGGGGGATAACGGCAGGCTGTATGACGGGTTTGATGAGTCTTTTGCCAAAGAGATGAAACGGCTGCTTCAAAAAGCAGACATAATTGTTCCCAACGTGACGGAGGCGGCGTTTTTAACTGATGTGCCGTTTGAAAGCGGGACGCATTCACAAGACTACATCGAGACCATGATTGAAAAGCTAAAACCTGTGTGCCGGGGGCAGATTGTTCTGACAGGCATTCATTCAGGGCCGCAAAAAGTGGGCACGGCAGTGTGGGACGGCGTTCGGCTGGAAATAATTGAAACCGAAAAAATCGACGTTTTTTACAGCGGCACAGGCGACGTATTTGCAAGCGCGCTGGCAGCGGCTGTAATGCTTGGAAAAGACACAAAAAAAGCGGCCGAAATTGCGGCCGAATATGTAATTGACTGTATTTTAAAAACCAGAAAAACATCAGGCGACAGAAGCTATGGGGTGAACTTTGAACTGTGCACAAAAGAGCTTTTGGCCGCTTTGGGACTACTATCATAA
- a CDS encoding response regulator has translation MSRKKTIMVVEDENNICKFINALLKTNDYTVVTAPDGNTALTMIPSYVPDVILLDLGLPDIDGLDIIKDIRKWSNIPIIVVSAREHENDKIAALDAGADDYITKPFSGGELLARIRTSLRHKRMNLDEGLEKIKTYQSKDLKVDFEKYMVTVREEAVHLTNIEFKIIELLSKYSGKVLTYDYILKEIWGPYASEDNKTLRVNMANLRRKLEKNPAEPEYLFTEPGVGYRMAESE, from the coding sequence ATGAGTAGAAAAAAAACAATTATGGTTGTAGAAGATGAAAACAACATCTGCAAATTCATAAACGCACTGCTTAAAACCAACGATTACACCGTGGTGACAGCACCCGACGGCAACACAGCACTAACCATGATTCCCAGCTATGTGCCCGACGTAATCCTTCTGGATTTGGGGCTCCCCGACATTGACGGGTTAGATATTATAAAAGATATTCGAAAATGGTCGAACATCCCCATTATCGTAGTTTCTGCTCGGGAACATGAAAACGACAAAATTGCCGCTCTGGACGCAGGAGCCGACGATTATATCACCAAACCGTTCAGCGGCGGCGAATTGCTGGCCAGAATCAGAACGTCTCTCAGACACAAGCGGATGAACCTTGACGAAGGCCTGGAAAAAATTAAAACCTATCAGTCGAAGGATTTAAAAGTCGATTTTGAAAAATATATGGTAACCGTACGAGAAGAAGCTGTGCACCTGACAAATATTGAATTTAAAATTATTGAGCTTTTGTCTAAATATTCGGGCAAGGTGCTGACCTACGACTATATTTTAAAAGAAATTTGGGGTCCTTATGCCAGCGAAGACAACAAAACCCTCCGGGTAAACATGGCAAACCTGAGGCGCAAGTTAGAGAAAAACCCTGCCGAGCCGGAATATCTGTTCACAGAGCCAGGCGTTGGATATCGCATGGCGGAAAGCGAATAA
- a CDS encoding JAB domain-containing protein produces the protein MDDAIHKNHRERMRKRFSEHGFDGFAEHEVLEMLLYYAIPRRDTNPLAHSILNEYNSIANVFEADVSELAKLPGLSESSATLLSMVPHLSRVYEKSKCDRDNLLHDTESIGQYAVSLLKGKVNEEFALICLDANRRVHWSGIIAKGTIDRIEAYPRLVVAEVIKHNAKNVVFAHNHPHSTLMPSAADKNTTKKLAEILKGIDVAVADHIIVAGNRFYSMAEMGFIF, from the coding sequence ATGGACGATGCAATTCACAAAAATCACCGCGAACGCATGCGAAAACGCTTTTCAGAACACGGTTTCGACGGTTTTGCTGAACACGAGGTTTTGGAAATGCTGCTTTACTACGCTATCCCCAGACGCGACACCAATCCTTTGGCACATTCCATTTTGAACGAATATAACTCAATTGCAAACGTGTTTGAGGCAGACGTGTCTGAGCTGGCCAAGCTTCCGGGCCTGAGTGAAAGCAGCGCAACGCTCCTTTCCATGGTGCCGCACCTTTCCCGCGTTTACGAAAAATCGAAATGCGACAGGGACAATTTGCTGCACGACACCGAAAGCATTGGCCAATATGCAGTTTCTCTTTTAAAAGGCAAGGTGAACGAAGAGTTTGCTTTAATCTGTCTGGACGCAAACCGGCGCGTTCATTGGAGCGGCATCATAGCCAAGGGCACCATTGACAGGATTGAGGCTTATCCACGTCTGGTTGTTGCAGAGGTGATTAAGCACAACGCGAAAAACGTTGTCTTTGCGCACAACCATCCCCACAGCACGCTAATGCCCTCTGCTGCCGATAAAAACACAACGAAAAAGCTGGCAGAGATTTTAAAGGGCATTGACGTTGCCGTGGCCGACCACATAATAGTTGCGGGGAACCGGTTTTACAGCATGGCGGAAATGGGATTTATTTTTTAG
- a CDS encoding sensor histidine kinase produces MKLNLKALFPFTVRDGLVMLFFLAAATLLCCVIRIFDSGNVYVSMIYLLAVLLTSRFTNGYLFGILSSVAGVLCVNYIFTFPFFEFNMTMAGYPITIISMLTVSVITSTMTTQIKQQETLKATAEKEKMRSDLLRAISHDLRTPLTSIAGMSDMLMEDEQKFSPEERLEIHKEIREDASWLIRMVENLLSITRIQEDTKTLDKIPEAAEEIISHAVLRLKKYYPEASVTVSVPQKILFVPMDCVLIEQVLINLMENSIRHGKCATELKVDVKIESGWARFTVTDNGFGFQKEILDKINDGEFIAASQTQDNNRNMGIGLSVCSSIIKAHGGVMKAENGRDGGAFVSFYLPLDEEENNE; encoded by the coding sequence ATGAAATTGAATTTAAAAGCGCTGTTTCCTTTCACCGTGCGGGACGGGCTGGTAATGCTGTTTTTTTTGGCTGCAGCAACGCTGCTTTGCTGTGTTATCCGAATTTTTGACAGCGGAAATGTCTACGTTTCTATGATATATTTGCTGGCAGTGCTGCTCACATCCCGGTTTACAAACGGATACCTATTTGGAATTCTGTCGTCAGTCGCGGGTGTGCTGTGTGTGAATTATATTTTTACATTTCCTTTCTTCGAGTTTAATATGACCATGGCCGGATATCCCATTACCATTATCAGCATGCTGACGGTGTCGGTCATCACCAGCACCATGACGACACAGATTAAACAGCAGGAAACTTTAAAGGCCACAGCGGAAAAGGAAAAAATGCGCAGCGACCTGCTTCGGGCTATTTCTCACGATTTGAGAACGCCGCTGACCTCCATTGCAGGCATGAGCGATATGCTGATGGAAGACGAACAAAAATTTTCACCGGAAGAACGGCTGGAAATTCACAAAGAAATTCGAGAAGACGCAAGCTGGCTCATTCGCATGGTGGAAAACCTGCTTTCTATTACCAGAATTCAGGAGGACACAAAAACCCTGGACAAAATTCCCGAAGCGGCGGAGGAAATTATTTCGCACGCAGTCCTGCGTTTAAAAAAGTATTATCCAGAAGCCTCGGTTACCGTTTCTGTTCCCCAAAAAATTCTGTTTGTTCCCATGGACTGTGTTCTAATTGAACAGGTACTGATTAATTTAATGGAAAATTCCATCCGCCACGGCAAATGCGCAACGGAACTGAAAGTAGATGTGAAAATCGAAAGCGGCTGGGCGCGTTTTACTGTAACAGACAACGGCTTTGGCTTTCAAAAGGAGATATTGGATAAAATTAACGACGGAGAATTTATCGCCGCGTCGCAAACACAGGACAACAACCGGAATATGGGCATTGGGCTTTCTGTATGCTCGTCTATTATAAAGGCCCACGGTGGTGTAATGAAGGCGGAGAACGGCAGGGACGGCGGCGCTTTCGTCAGCTTTTACCTGCCACTTGACGAGGAGGAAAATAATGAGTAG
- a CDS encoding family 10 glycosylhydrolase has translation MEKKFILQADYNFGWNYILANPDVNAAEKLEKCYFYNIDKLGMKVDAILWESHCFLPQECESNNTDIYQCFKGRGIDMMQVLIDACHKRGIESIFHHRISEVDSSHVKKLKGKDGWNKTKLSHPDWIIKTWWREGHWNFASEGLRQFKLDYITSIMRKYNFDGICIDFSRHLPCLPVGRQWEERHCLTQFMCDLKNRIKRISPAIKIGAKVPENNRVCHDDGFDVESWIQKDAVDFLVLGSRSVTVEVDWYKQITMGHDVMLYPCWDVHHSSDALHFMPKEFYRGLILNWFYKGADGIVGFNFAPAPVNEMKKIGVDQASSGDAYEEGQDFKEYYESYIESQDANKKRKYVAERRGGYPYITGSFTTNCYAPLPAEIPNDGGFVDIPVETIGDFGGRKATVKLLISNAKEGIDHFAVLVNGAERKNISENFHFIDRQIFWPEPQKPSGRTYCMTDNPSELLVLSECFDGCLLSDKTIVSVAVIDRTDYILDNITVERVELIIDGET, from the coding sequence ATGGAAAAAAAGTTTATTTTGCAGGCAGATTATAATTTCGGATGGAATTATATATTGGCAAATCCTGATGTTAATGCTGCTGAAAAATTGGAGAAATGTTATTTTTATAATATTGATAAGCTTGGCATGAAAGTAGATGCGATTTTGTGGGAAAGTCATTGCTTTCTTCCACAGGAGTGCGAGAGCAACAACACAGACATTTATCAATGTTTTAAAGGACGCGGTATTGACATGATGCAGGTTTTAATTGATGCATGCCATAAACGGGGAATTGAAAGTATATTTCATCACAGAATTTCCGAGGTTGACAGCTCTCATGTGAAAAAGTTAAAGGGAAAAGATGGCTGGAACAAAACGAAACTTTCCCATCCTGATTGGATTATTAAAACTTGGTGGCGCGAAGGGCATTGGAATTTTGCTTCGGAGGGCCTGCGTCAATTTAAGCTGGATTATATCACAAGTATTATGCGGAAATATAATTTTGATGGGATTTGTATTGATTTTTCGAGACATTTGCCCTGCCTGCCGGTGGGAAGGCAATGGGAGGAGCGGCATTGTTTAACGCAGTTTATGTGCGATTTAAAAAATCGCATAAAAAGAATTAGTCCGGCAATAAAAATTGGAGCAAAGGTTCCGGAAAATAACAGAGTTTGTCATGATGATGGCTTTGACGTGGAAAGTTGGATTCAAAAGGATGCTGTAGATTTTCTTGTACTTGGTTCTCGAAGTGTAACCGTTGAAGTGGATTGGTATAAACAAATTACTATGGGACACGATGTTATGCTTTATCCCTGCTGGGACGTACACCACTCGTCTGATGCGCTCCATTTTATGCCAAAAGAGTTTTACAGGGGCCTCATTTTAAATTGGTTTTACAAGGGCGCAGACGGCATAGTGGGGTTTAATTTCGCTCCGGCGCCTGTAAATGAAATGAAAAAAATCGGCGTTGACCAGGCGTCTTCTGGCGATGCTTATGAAGAAGGCCAGGATTTTAAGGAATATTATGAAAGCTATATAGAATCGCAGGATGCGAACAAAAAAAGAAAATATGTGGCTGAACGGCGCGGCGGTTATCCTTATATAACCGGAAGTTTTACCACAAACTGTTACGCTCCGCTGCCTGCAGAGATTCCCAATGACGGAGGTTTCGTGGATATTCCTGTTGAAACGATTGGTGATTTTGGTGGGAGAAAAGCTACCGTAAAGCTGTTGATATCTAATGCCAAAGAGGGCATTGACCATTTTGCAGTTTTGGTTAACGGCGCAGAACGAAAGAATATTTCCGAAAATTTTCATTTCATAGACAGGCAAATATTTTGGCCTGAGCCGCAAAAACCATCAGGAAGAACTTATTGCATGACAGATAATCCGTCTGAACTGTTGGTTCTTTCCGAATGTTTTGACGGCTGTCTTTTGTCGGATAAAACCATTGTATCCGTTGCGGTAATTGACAGAACAGATTACATTCTGGACAATATAACGGTAGAACGGGTGGAACTGATAATAGACGGCGAAACATAA
- the spoVAE gene encoding stage V sporulation protein AE produces the protein MQYLIVFCVGGLLCAIAQVLIDKFKLTPARILVIYVTAGVFLTLIGVYKPLVEFAGAGATVPLTGFGYTLAKGAAKGVQDHGFWGIFSGGVTGSAAGIAAAVVFGFVMALIFKPKAKK, from the coding sequence ATGCAATATCTTATTGTGTTCTGTGTAGGCGGGCTTCTTTGCGCCATTGCACAGGTGTTAATAGACAAATTTAAACTCACCCCGGCCAGAATTTTGGTTATCTACGTCACGGCGGGTGTATTTTTAACCTTAATCGGCGTGTATAAACCGTTGGTAGAATTTGCAGGTGCAGGCGCCACTGTTCCGCTGACGGGTTTTGGATATACCTTGGCGAAAGGCGCAGCAAAGGGTGTGCAGGACCACGGTTTTTGGGGAATTTTTTCCGGCGGCGTAACAGGCTCTGCCGCAGGAATTGCCGCAGCCGTTGTGTTTGGCTTTGTCATGGCCTTAATTTTCAAGCCAAAGGCTAAAAAATAA
- a CDS encoding DUF3343 domain-containing protein → MQRCLVTFVSQTAAFRFKRLAEDNGLFVKIIQTPKELSRGGCSYAAKCARGDALKLTSLCRRNGVGYSRIFAEFTDTSGRRSYEEIR, encoded by the coding sequence ATGCAAAGATGTCTTGTAACATTTGTGTCGCAGACTGCGGCATTTCGGTTTAAACGGCTGGCGGAGGATAACGGACTTTTTGTTAAAATTATTCAAACGCCAAAGGAATTGAGCCGCGGCGGCTGTTCCTATGCGGCGAAATGCGCAAGGGGCGACGCTTTAAAGCTTACTTCCCTGTGCCGCAGAAACGGGGTTGGCTACAGCAGGATATTTGCTGAATTTACCGACACCAGCGGCAGAAGAAGCTATGAAGAAATAAGGTAA